A single genomic interval of Chitinophaga sp. 180180018-3 harbors:
- a CDS encoding zinc-dependent metalloprotease — translation MKAIFLVGAAMIMLPCFGQQPVGHGRKVKVSADTALTKKTTQDGTKGSVEPYERVITDKAVTQKGMINVHKIDEKYYWEIPDSLLGRELLLVSRIAKSPGQVSGMGEYGDSGGGYYAGDEVDEREIEFEKGPNDKIFVRGISHTIHAGDTSGNGLLRSVAKSNVQPIIADFPIKAYNKIWPASVIDVTGIFVDEQSIFSFSQNEKIALRLTALARDRSYTEYIKTFPGNVEIRTVKTYLPTPPSSDPLTFEMNNSLVLLPKVPMLARLADSRVGFLSTGFVDFDANPQGVGKTYYLARWRLEPKDEDTSRYFRGELVEPKKKIVFYIDPTTPRKWIPYLAQGVNDWNCAFEKAGFKNAIEAKEAPLDDSTWSIEDASHSAIVYKPSSVANAEGPSIKDPRSGEILESHINWYHNVMSLIHNWYMIQAGAIDPRARKMVFDDELMGQLIRFVSSHEVGHALGLMHNFGASSTVPVDSLRSKRWVEAHGHTPSIMDYARFNYVAQPEDNVSEAGVFPRINDYDKWAIEFGYRLFRGIKTPKDEEAFLNKWIIDSLSHNHRLWYGPQSLFVAFDPRCQNEDLGDNAMKASNYGIENLKRILPHLPEWTRKPNDGYGDLKAMYKELVSQYSRYATHVTTNIGGYYLEVKTVEQKGDLYTPVPKKIQRQAMEWLNRQVFTKPAWLDNQIITSKVESFVSGSTVTETGTKLLSNLMSNLRMNLLVKTTNRYGSRDVYTLEEFLQHLKQSLWAELWTHKAIDPYRRALQNTYVDILSRIVKPGEPKGAAAIGQAIEMSQMQAPTSSAELLIVIHPNLVALKKEIQASIASFPDEASRAHLKLMADKISQAMDPKL, via the coding sequence ATGAAAGCGATCTTTTTAGTCGGAGCGGCGATGATTATGTTACCATGTTTTGGTCAACAACCCGTTGGTCATGGACGAAAGGTAAAGGTATCCGCCGATACCGCCTTAACAAAAAAAACAACTCAAGACGGGACCAAAGGGTCGGTTGAGCCGTATGAAAGGGTAATAACTGATAAGGCTGTTACTCAGAAAGGCATGATCAACGTGCATAAGATTGATGAGAAATATTATTGGGAAATTCCCGATAGTTTACTTGGCCGGGAGCTGTTATTGGTCTCACGCATTGCAAAGTCTCCTGGTCAGGTTTCGGGCATGGGCGAATACGGAGACAGTGGTGGCGGGTACTATGCTGGCGATGAAGTTGATGAGCGCGAAATTGAATTTGAAAAAGGGCCTAATGATAAGATATTTGTAAGGGGGATATCACATACGATTCATGCGGGCGATACATCAGGAAATGGCTTACTTAGATCTGTAGCCAAATCTAACGTTCAGCCTATAATTGCTGATTTTCCAATAAAGGCATATAACAAGATATGGCCTGCTAGCGTCATTGACGTAACTGGTATATTTGTAGACGAACAGAGTATTTTTTCGTTTTCACAAAACGAGAAAATCGCGTTGAGATTGACTGCATTGGCTCGAGACAGATCTTATACTGAATATATCAAAACATTTCCGGGAAATGTCGAGATAAGGACAGTTAAGACATATTTGCCAACCCCTCCCTCAAGCGATCCCCTAACTTTCGAAATGAATAACTCACTCGTGCTTCTTCCAAAAGTACCTATGCTTGCACGTCTTGCTGATTCGAGGGTCGGGTTTTTATCAACAGGCTTCGTGGATTTTGATGCAAATCCTCAAGGCGTGGGCAAAACTTATTATTTGGCCCGGTGGCGCCTCGAACCGAAAGATGAGGATACGTCAAGATATTTTCGAGGTGAATTAGTAGAGCCTAAAAAGAAAATTGTTTTTTACATTGACCCAACAACACCAAGAAAGTGGATTCCCTACCTGGCTCAGGGGGTCAATGATTGGAACTGTGCCTTCGAAAAGGCAGGGTTTAAGAATGCAATTGAAGCGAAAGAGGCACCATTGGATGATAGCACCTGGAGTATAGAAGACGCTTCCCACTCTGCTATAGTATATAAGCCGTCCTCCGTGGCTAATGCTGAAGGGCCAAGCATAAAAGATCCAAGGAGCGGGGAAATTTTGGAGTCTCATATCAATTGGTATCACAATGTGATGAGCCTGATTCATAACTGGTACATGATCCAGGCCGGCGCTATTGATCCAAGGGCAAGGAAAATGGTATTCGACGATGAATTAATGGGCCAATTGATACGCTTTGTTTCATCGCACGAAGTAGGTCATGCACTTGGACTAATGCATAATTTCGGGGCCAGCTCCACAGTACCTGTAGATAGTTTAAGAAGCAAAAGATGGGTGGAGGCTCATGGTCATACCCCATCGATTATGGATTATGCCAGGTTCAATTATGTAGCTCAGCCGGAGGACAATGTCAGTGAGGCGGGAGTTTTTCCCAGAATTAATGACTATGATAAATGGGCAATTGAGTTTGGCTATAGATTATTTAGAGGAATAAAAACGCCTAAGGACGAAGAGGCATTTTTAAATAAATGGATAATTGACAGCCTCTCTCATAATCATAGGCTATGGTACGGACCACAATCGTTGTTCGTTGCGTTCGACCCCAGATGTCAAAACGAAGATCTTGGTGATAACGCTATGAAGGCGAGCAATTATGGCATAGAGAACCTAAAGCGTATTCTTCCGCATCTTCCTGAGTGGACGCGTAAACCCAATGACGGATACGGTGATTTAAAAGCCATGTACAAGGAGCTGGTCTCTCAGTATTCGCGCTATGCGACCCATGTGACTACTAACATTGGCGGTTACTATCTGGAGGTAAAAACTGTAGAACAAAAAGGCGATCTCTATACGCCTGTTCCGAAAAAAATACAACGTCAAGCCATGGAATGGCTGAATAGACAGGTGTTTACCAAGCCAGCTTGGTTAGACAACCAGATAATTACCAGTAAGGTGGAGAGTTTTGTTAGCGGATCGACAGTAACCGAGACGGGCACTAAGCTATTAAGTAATCTAATGTCAAATTTGAGGATGAATTTATTGGTTAAGACAACGAATCGTTATGGATCCAGGGATGTCTACACCCTTGAAGAATTCTTGCAACATCTAAAGCAAAGCCTCTGGGCAGAATTATGGACGCATAAAGCGATTGATCCTTATCGGAGGGCGTTACAGAACACTTACGTTGACATTTTATCTCGAATTGTAAAACCAGGAGAGCCCAAAGGAGCGGCAGCAATTGGCCAGGCGATTGAGATGTCGCAAATGCAGGCACCGACGTCTTCAGCAGAATTGCTGATAGTGATTCATCCAAATCTTGTAGCTCTGAAGAAGGAAATTCAGGCGTCCATTGCTTCTTTCCCGGATGAGGCAAGCAGAGCACATCTGAAATTAATGGCTGACAAAATTAGCCAGGCGATGGATCCCAAATTGTAA
- a CDS encoding RagB/SusD family nutrient uptake outer membrane protein codes for MQNKLINIAFRWSSTVLLLSLVFLLVACKKYLEPEFKTQILTSDIFANDQNAQSAINGLYINMATVYSSFNVNVTRLGGFASDELTYLNQSDFDNQFMNNQINTTNSSVKSFWDDFYKIIYQCNSIIENSKASTGMSPSYKKQIIGEAMFFRAFSHFYLVNFFGPVPAITSTDKNITAYLPRTSVDSVYTQIKTDLIGAMDSLRADYSISGGNRVRANKWAAAALLARVYLYQKDWADAEATSSALLGNALYSLLPAGSIKMVFKKNQTESILEWVNDARGNTTEGNMFVGDYASYINDPILAPIAGLFLYYFLQPNLINSFEPKDQRLANWVIITSTGKGAPYKYRRQFGLADSLNDEHYSVLRLAEQYLIRAEARAQQGNFNGAQSDINVIRNRAGLPDAVVVDKISAMTAIEQERRVELFCEWAHRWFDLKRWPSLVAADKTRADDVLSLIKPGWKSTNILLPIPQADRRNNTNLTQNPGYPQ; via the coding sequence ATGCAAAATAAATTAATCAATATAGCTTTTCGTTGGAGTAGCACGGTCCTGCTATTGAGCCTGGTTTTTTTACTGGTTGCGTGCAAAAAGTACTTAGAACCGGAATTCAAAACACAGATTTTGACAAGCGATATTTTTGCGAACGACCAGAATGCACAAAGTGCAATAAATGGTTTATATATCAACATGGCAACAGTCTACTCATCTTTTAATGTAAACGTAACACGACTGGGAGGTTTTGCATCGGATGAGCTGACATATTTGAATCAATCGGATTTTGATAATCAATTTATGAACAATCAGATCAACACCACTAACAGCAGCGTGAAGAGTTTTTGGGATGATTTTTATAAAATTATTTATCAATGCAACAGTATAATTGAAAATTCAAAAGCTTCCACCGGGATGTCGCCGTCCTATAAAAAGCAAATTATTGGCGAGGCTATGTTTTTTCGTGCGTTTAGTCATTTTTACCTGGTTAATTTCTTTGGACCAGTACCGGCTATCACATCAACCGATAAAAACATTACAGCGTATCTTCCGCGGACGTCAGTTGACTCAGTCTATACGCAGATTAAGACTGACTTAATTGGTGCTATGGACAGTCTTCGGGCAGATTATAGCATTTCCGGGGGGAATCGGGTGAGGGCGAACAAGTGGGCAGCTGCAGCTTTGCTTGCCAGAGTCTATCTCTATCAAAAGGATTGGGCTGATGCTGAAGCGACCTCCAGTGCGCTCCTGGGCAATGCACTATATTCGCTGTTGCCTGCTGGTTCAATCAAAATGGTATTCAAGAAAAATCAAACAGAGTCGATACTTGAATGGGTTAATGACGCCAGAGGGAATACTACTGAGGGTAATATGTTTGTAGGTGATTATGCGTCCTACATTAACGATCCTATCCTGGCACCAATCGCCGGTCTTTTTCTATATTATTTCCTACAACCCAACCTGATAAATAGTTTTGAACCCAAGGACCAACGATTGGCCAATTGGGTTATTATTACATCTACGGGTAAAGGGGCACCTTACAAATATAGGCGTCAGTTTGGTCTTGCTGATTCGCTCAACGATGAGCATTATTCGGTTTTGCGATTGGCCGAACAATATCTGATCCGTGCTGAAGCGCGGGCTCAGCAAGGTAATTTCAATGGAGCCCAATCAGATATAAATGTCATAAGAAATCGGGCGGGATTACCTGACGCGGTGGTAGTCGACAAGATTTCGGCAATGACAGCAATTGAACAGGAACGCCGAGTGGAACTTTTTTGTGAATGGGCGCACCGGTGGTTCGATCTTAAACGATGGCCTAGTCTGGTGGCGGCCGACAAGACCAGAGCAGACGATGTCCTTTCACTGATTAAGCCCGGTTGGAAATCTACTAATATTTTGCTCCCTATTCCGCAGGCAGATCGGCGAAATAACACTAATCTCACACAAAACCCAGGTTATCCACAGTAA
- a CDS encoding SusC/RagA family TonB-linked outer membrane protein: MKLTAKMLLAMKLIVILLITAALQARAQRNTQNITWSGQDVPIEKVLEAFKKQTGLFFFYRNDDIAKANHVTADLKSVSIEQALTTIFKNQSLTYSIKGATVIVKAKPVASKSMIVANESSLPPSLEIRGVVVGDNGPVAGASIVVKRTGAGVIANSKGEFVVKNVLESDVIVITAIGYQTQELTFKGVSFLYVQLKQAVSKLDEVLIRPYGQNTTRRLNTGAVSKVSGEDISKQPVNNILQALVGRTAGLSINQTTGLAGGAVTFQVRGQNSFNADAYTSAPLVIVDGVPYPGVPIKHPSSNGGNQMGNDLGPLGYGNTLFNLNPADIESVEILKDADATAIYGSRAANGVMLITTKKGKQGRTSITVNVNSGIVMNTRQVKLLDTKQYIALRKEAFANSGTTPALATDPDLLTWDTTKTTNWQKKLLGNIAHLNDVNLSISGGQGGTSFLISGNFHNETSIYPDSRSTNKENFHYSLNHLSTDGKFNISLSGIVDATQINLPSGANSLGGFAYSIVPNFPAYDSLGKLNWMRSQNPYGVLNQTYSSNTLTLTSNLLLRYNILPGLDAKASLGYTLVQTSDDNVQPLSAFNPNPNSGAFSHHIVDLFRNTTINFEPQLTYNTHVSKGRFDIVAGSTIMKTVGQMPFYLDAYNFPSDVYINNLVLAGKSLVSNSYTAYHYLSLFSRASYNWDDRYILSGTFRRDGSDRFGADHRFGNFGAIGGAWIFSNESFWNNLPFLSFGKLRGSIGWVGSDNVDNYSYLSYYTGITTGTYNGGAGVTPGHLSNANFGWESTSKIDAAVELGFFKDRLLVTTSYFRNRTFNQIVQYPVSGQTGFGSYTANLKAAVVQNKGWEVELTSINIKNNNFRWNTSFNITLPNNKLLKYDNVEQSPFSDRLIVGETINGIYKYHYTGIDPATNLPTYQDGNNDGYPTSTATYLATPALAIYGQGDLYYVGSRDPKYYGGLTNTISYKGIQLDFTFQYTVGAKKESYLSTVSQPGRFVGITGNLPEKALEQIKSWGLGKAFISSNFVPQYAFFITSSDKLIQDASFVRMTNAALSYNFTGKVVKSLHASALRAYIQAQNLFVISKYDGFDPESGASAVPPLLRINFGIQYSF; the protein is encoded by the coding sequence ATGAAATTAACTGCTAAAATGTTGTTAGCTATGAAGCTTATAGTTATCCTGTTGATTACGGCTGCTCTTCAAGCCCGTGCACAGAGAAACACACAAAATATTACCTGGTCGGGCCAGGACGTGCCTATTGAAAAGGTATTGGAGGCTTTTAAAAAGCAAACCGGTCTTTTCTTTTTCTATCGCAATGATGATATCGCGAAGGCAAATCATGTGACAGCCGATCTTAAAAGTGTATCAATCGAGCAAGCCCTTACTACCATTTTCAAGAACCAATCGTTGACATATTCTATCAAAGGGGCCACGGTAATTGTTAAGGCGAAGCCGGTGGCCTCGAAATCTATGATTGTTGCAAACGAAAGCAGTCTTCCGCCATCCTTAGAAATAAGAGGTGTGGTTGTTGGCGATAATGGCCCAGTGGCAGGAGCTTCTATAGTCGTAAAAAGAACCGGCGCTGGTGTGATTGCAAATAGTAAGGGAGAGTTCGTGGTTAAAAATGTGTTGGAAAGCGACGTAATTGTCATTACTGCCATAGGGTATCAAACCCAGGAACTTACCTTCAAAGGTGTCTCTTTCCTTTATGTACAACTGAAACAGGCTGTAAGTAAGTTAGATGAAGTTTTGATAAGGCCGTATGGTCAGAATACGACACGGAGGCTGAATACAGGGGCGGTATCTAAGGTGTCCGGTGAAGATATCTCCAAACAGCCGGTAAACAATATTCTCCAAGCTTTAGTTGGTAGGACGGCAGGTTTAAGCATCAATCAAACAACAGGTCTTGCAGGTGGCGCAGTAACTTTTCAAGTTAGAGGACAGAATTCATTTAATGCTGACGCTTATACAAGTGCTCCCTTAGTCATTGTAGACGGAGTGCCCTATCCGGGTGTTCCGATTAAACACCCTTCTTCAAATGGGGGCAATCAAATGGGTAATGATCTTGGCCCTTTGGGATATGGTAACACGCTTTTTAATTTGAATCCGGCAGACATTGAAAGCGTTGAAATTTTGAAAGATGCTGACGCTACGGCAATATATGGTTCACGTGCAGCAAACGGAGTAATGCTTATTACTACGAAGAAAGGAAAACAAGGAAGGACCAGTATCACGGTCAATGTAAATTCTGGAATAGTAATGAATACCCGACAGGTTAAATTATTGGATACGAAACAATATATTGCGTTGAGGAAAGAAGCATTTGCAAATTCAGGGACCACACCTGCTCTGGCAACCGATCCTGATTTGCTGACATGGGATACTACTAAAACCACGAATTGGCAAAAAAAACTACTCGGAAATATCGCTCATTTAAATGATGTGAATTTAAGTATTAGCGGAGGCCAAGGTGGGACATCTTTTCTGATATCTGGTAATTTCCATAATGAAACCTCTATTTATCCGGATTCAAGAAGCACTAACAAAGAGAATTTTCACTACTCATTAAATCATTTATCAACCGATGGGAAGTTTAACATCTCGTTATCAGGAATAGTAGATGCAACTCAAATAAATCTTCCTTCGGGGGCAAATTCATTGGGCGGGTTTGCCTATTCGATAGTACCTAATTTTCCAGCGTACGATAGTCTGGGTAAATTGAACTGGATGAGGAGTCAAAATCCCTACGGGGTCTTGAATCAAACTTATTCCAGTAACACACTGACGTTAACCAGTAATCTACTTCTTAGATATAATATACTCCCTGGCCTTGACGCCAAAGCATCACTAGGTTATACGCTTGTTCAAACAAGCGATGATAACGTACAGCCATTGTCTGCATTTAACCCCAACCCAAACAGTGGAGCGTTTTCCCATCATATAGTTGATCTGTTTCGTAATACGACAATAAACTTTGAGCCCCAATTGACCTATAATACGCATGTGTCCAAAGGCAGATTTGATATTGTAGCAGGTTCCACTATTATGAAAACAGTTGGTCAGATGCCCTTTTATTTAGATGCATATAATTTTCCGAGTGATGTCTATATAAATAACCTTGTGCTAGCCGGTAAGAGCCTTGTGAGCAATAGTTATACTGCCTATCATTATTTGTCACTTTTTAGCAGGGCCAGCTACAATTGGGACGACAGATATATTTTAAGCGGAACGTTCCGCCGCGATGGTTCTGACCGGTTCGGAGCAGATCATCGATTCGGAAATTTTGGAGCTATCGGAGGTGCCTGGATTTTTTCCAATGAGTCATTTTGGAATAACCTTCCCTTCTTAAGCTTTGGCAAGCTTAGGGGTAGTATCGGTTGGGTTGGTTCTGACAATGTTGATAACTATTCATATTTAAGTTACTACACAGGTATTACTACAGGTACTTATAATGGTGGAGCAGGTGTTACACCAGGCCATCTCAGCAATGCTAATTTTGGTTGGGAGAGCACTTCTAAAATCGATGCTGCTGTTGAGCTAGGATTTTTTAAGGACCGGCTTTTGGTAACGACGTCGTATTTCCGAAATCGTACTTTCAATCAAATTGTACAATACCCTGTCAGCGGTCAAACGGGTTTTGGTAGTTATACCGCAAATCTTAAAGCCGCAGTCGTACAAAACAAGGGCTGGGAAGTAGAATTGACAAGCATTAATATTAAAAACAATAATTTCAGGTGGAATACCTCCTTCAATATCACCCTGCCTAATAATAAGCTGCTAAAATATGACAATGTTGAGCAGTCTCCATTCAGTGACCGTTTGATCGTGGGAGAAACTATTAACGGAATTTATAAATACCATTATACTGGAATCGATCCGGCCACAAATCTTCCCACCTATCAGGATGGAAATAACGACGGGTATCCTACCAGTACTGCAACCTATCTCGCAACACCTGCCTTGGCTATCTATGGTCAGGGGGATCTTTATTATGTTGGAAGCCGGGATCCCAAATACTATGGAGGACTTACCAATACCATCTCCTACAAAGGCATCCAACTTGATTTTACTTTTCAGTATACAGTGGGCGCAAAAAAGGAATCATATCTGAGCACAGTTAGCCAGCCTGGGCGTTTTGTAGGAATAACAGGCAATTTGCCTGAAAAAGCGCTGGAACAAATCAAGTCGTGGGGATTGGGTAAGGCGTTCATATCGTCCAATTTTGTTCCTCAATATGCCTTCTTTATAACGAGCAGCGATAAACTAATACAGGACGCCTCTTTTGTTAGAATGACGAACGCCGCGCTGTCTTATAATTTCACCGGAAAAGTTGTCAAATCATTACATGCTAGTGCATTGAGGGCTTATATCCAGGCACAAAATCTTTTTGTGATCTCTAAATATGATGGCTTTGATCCGGAATCCGGTGCGAGCGCGGTTCCTCCTTTACTGAGGATCAATTTCGGTATTCAATATTCATTTTAA